A portion of the Hyalangium minutum genome contains these proteins:
- the fabZ gene encoding 3-hydroxyacyl-ACP dehydratase FabZ — MRYVLLDRITRLVPAEVAHGVKCVSLSDDIFADHFPGHPIMPGALIVEALAQLGGVLVEATMRERGRNDLHALLTMIDRTKFRRMVRPGDKLELEARLITAREEGGQVRATATVEGQLAAEAELTFAFAEVKSEKLRARRREVLNVWLTGAAEEP, encoded by the coding sequence GTGCGCTACGTCCTGCTCGACCGCATCACGCGCCTGGTGCCCGCGGAGGTGGCTCACGGCGTCAAGTGCGTCTCGCTCTCGGACGACATCTTCGCCGACCACTTTCCAGGCCACCCCATCATGCCCGGAGCGCTCATCGTCGAGGCCTTGGCGCAGCTCGGCGGCGTGCTGGTGGAGGCGACCATGCGCGAGCGCGGACGCAACGATCTGCACGCACTGCTGACGATGATCGATCGGACGAAGTTCCGCAGGATGGTGCGTCCGGGAGACAAGCTGGAGCTGGAGGCTCGCCTCATCACCGCGCGGGAGGAGGGAGGCCAGGTGCGCGCGACGGCCACGGTGGAGGGCCAGCTCGCGGCCGAGGCCGAGCTCACGTTCGCCTTCGCCGAGGTGAAGAGCGAGAAGCTGCGCGCGCGCCGTCGCGAGGTGCTCAACGTCTGGTTGACCGGAGCGGCGGAGGAGCCGTGA
- a CDS encoding beta-ketoacyl-[acyl-carrier-protein] synthase family protein, producing MSQAVITGCGVVSALGVGARAFWDALGEGRAAVGPIHHFDASGFPTRVAGEVPVLRTDGAWLREYLGGRLPESLLEDWDASGALRDRKIGFGWVAALEAWHQAGCGEDASDTWLSMALGLEQAFLEDFGPLLRKEGTRAAIDWVAEPGAPLPRVRFRSRIDLCADGLVKMLGLTGPVVPHVSACAAGTLAVAHAASLIERGAATRVLCGASDSMVNPLGLGGMSRLGAPSPRAEPDACRPFDRRRDGLAIGEGAAMFVVESEERALARGARPLARILGWASTQDAYKTTAPLPDGSMARKAMQQALKRAGLSARDIGYVNAHGTGTPLNDPAEARAIREVLGDVPVSSIKGAVGHLMAASGAIEVAASLLPFLGDCLPGTAHHRERDPDCDIDIIGERPREARVEAVLSNSFGFGGQNATIILGRAA from the coding sequence GTGAGCCAGGCCGTCATCACGGGCTGTGGCGTGGTTTCGGCCCTGGGGGTGGGAGCCCGGGCCTTCTGGGATGCACTCGGCGAGGGCCGTGCCGCCGTGGGACCCATCCACCACTTCGATGCCTCGGGCTTCCCGACGCGCGTCGCTGGGGAGGTGCCGGTGCTCAGGACGGACGGTGCGTGGCTCCGGGAGTACCTCGGGGGACGCTTGCCGGAGTCCCTGCTGGAGGACTGGGACGCTTCCGGAGCACTGCGAGACCGGAAGATTGGCTTCGGGTGGGTCGCCGCGCTGGAGGCTTGGCACCAGGCCGGCTGCGGCGAGGATGCGAGCGATACCTGGCTGTCGATGGCCTTGGGCTTGGAGCAGGCCTTCCTGGAGGACTTTGGCCCGCTGCTGCGCAAAGAGGGCACGCGCGCGGCCATTGACTGGGTGGCCGAGCCGGGAGCGCCGTTGCCTCGGGTGCGCTTCCGCTCGCGGATCGATCTCTGCGCGGACGGGCTCGTGAAAATGCTGGGCCTGACGGGACCGGTGGTGCCCCACGTCTCCGCGTGCGCAGCCGGTACGCTCGCGGTGGCACATGCCGCCTCGCTCATTGAGCGCGGTGCGGCCACGCGGGTGCTCTGCGGCGCGAGTGACTCGATGGTGAATCCGCTGGGGCTGGGGGGAATGTCCCGCTTGGGCGCTCCCTCTCCTCGGGCCGAGCCGGATGCGTGCCGGCCCTTCGATCGACGCAGGGACGGGCTGGCCATCGGCGAGGGGGCCGCCATGTTCGTCGTCGAGTCCGAGGAGCGTGCCCTGGCCCGAGGTGCCCGTCCCTTGGCGCGCATTCTCGGCTGGGCAAGCACCCAGGACGCCTACAAGACCACGGCTCCTCTGCCGGACGGCTCGATGGCACGGAAGGCCATGCAGCAAGCGCTGAAGCGCGCGGGGCTCTCTGCCAGGGACATCGGCTATGTGAATGCCCATGGCACGGGCACGCCCCTCAACGATCCCGCGGAGGCCCGGGCCATTCGCGAGGTTCTGGGGGATGTGCCGGTGAGCTCCATCAAGGGAGCGGTGGGGCACCTGATGGCGGCCTCGGGGGCCATCGAGGTCGCGGCGTCCCTTCTGCCGTTCCTGGGCGACTGCCTTCCGGGGACCGCGCACCACCGCGAGCGCGATCCCGACTGCGACATCGATATCATCGGCGAGCGTCCCCGCGAGGCGCGAGTGGAGGCAGTGCTGTCGAACTCCTTCGGTTTCGGGGGACAGAACGCAACGATCATCCTCGGGAGAGCGGCATGA
- a CDS encoding beta-ketoacyl synthase N-terminal-like domain-containing protein, whose translation MSADVLGWAWRTPLGDSVDTAVGRLLAGERAATDKLRFETRTYACRLGAPILSQPQRSKHARFLRRMGLFGLEAAHEALQLARGHGCEASGERLGIFCGYGGLRAHWDDMMEGLSAQQPGQGGTWERGLKRIHPYWMLKHLSNNAHALLAADLSARGDGATYGGATAGAQALSAAIRALEAESIDVALVFAYDSLLEPETLVDLAARGAATTGDLANLAAPYDLHARGFVPGEAAAALVLQRPGAKGALATISAADGADSHASEPGPETLAAVAARLPRADAVVDGSGRALPALDAAERSVLGALLGQGAQLTAVQAAFGQLGAAAPLVQTIALANCLRRGVLPPIAGLREPAEGSLLPVREPTPTTARSALALCTGAPGLVGGVHIGSPSGQPSPAERA comes from the coding sequence ATGAGCGCGGACGTCCTCGGCTGGGCATGGCGCACGCCGTTGGGTGACTCGGTGGACACCGCCGTGGGCCGGCTCCTCGCCGGAGAGCGCGCGGCGACGGACAAGCTGCGCTTCGAGACCCGTACCTACGCCTGCCGGCTGGGAGCACCGATCCTCTCCCAGCCACAGCGCTCGAAGCACGCGCGCTTCCTGCGAAGGATGGGGCTCTTCGGGCTGGAGGCCGCGCATGAAGCACTCCAGCTGGCCCGTGGTCACGGTTGCGAGGCCTCGGGTGAGCGGCTGGGGATCTTCTGCGGCTATGGCGGACTGCGGGCCCACTGGGACGACATGATGGAGGGGCTCTCCGCGCAGCAACCGGGGCAAGGCGGTACGTGGGAGCGCGGGCTCAAGCGCATTCACCCGTACTGGATGCTCAAGCACCTCTCGAACAACGCGCACGCGCTCCTGGCTGCGGACCTCTCCGCACGAGGCGATGGTGCCACCTATGGAGGAGCCACTGCAGGCGCCCAGGCGCTCTCTGCGGCCATTCGGGCACTCGAAGCTGAGAGCATCGATGTGGCGCTGGTGTTCGCCTACGACTCGCTGCTCGAACCGGAGACGCTGGTGGACCTGGCCGCCCGGGGAGCCGCGACCACAGGGGACCTTGCGAACCTGGCCGCTCCGTATGATCTCCACGCGCGAGGCTTTGTGCCGGGGGAGGCCGCTGCGGCGCTGGTGCTCCAGCGTCCAGGAGCGAAGGGGGCGCTGGCGACCATCTCCGCGGCTGATGGCGCGGACAGCCACGCCTCCGAGCCTGGCCCGGAGACACTCGCTGCCGTCGCCGCGCGCCTGCCTCGAGCGGACGCGGTCGTTGACGGCTCCGGCCGAGCCCTTCCTGCGCTGGATGCTGCGGAAAGGTCCGTGCTGGGGGCCCTGCTTGGACAGGGGGCGCAACTCACGGCGGTACAAGCAGCGTTCGGACAGCTGGGGGCCGCGGCACCGCTGGTACAGACCATCGCCTTGGCGAACTGTCTGCGGAGAGGTGTGCTGCCCCCCATCGCCGGGCTGCGCGAGCCCGCCGAGGGATCGCTCCTGCCTGTTCGAGAGCCCACCCCCACGACGGCGCGTTCGGCATTGGCCCTCTGCACGGGGGCACCCGGACTTGTAGGCGGAGTGCATATTGGCAGCCCCAGCGGACAGCCGAGCCCGGCGGAGCGCGCATGA
- a CDS encoding SDR family NAD(P)-dependent oxidoreductase, with product MKLLEGRTALVTGGSRGLGRALCQILAREGANVAFCYSRSEQHATETLALIQAQGVRGWSYKVNVLDKPAVQQMVRSLEQESGGLDILVNNAGVGQVVPLALMEEEDWDRVMNINVKGAFLVTQAAMRGMIHRKRGRILNISSLAGVKMMQAPVHYCAAKAALKGFTEALAKELGRYGVTVNCLAPGVLEEGVSGNLPQPRLEEYLRNCALGRVGTLAEAAEVAAFLVSDRNSYMNGATLVLDGAV from the coding sequence GTGAAGCTGCTGGAGGGACGCACGGCGCTCGTCACGGGCGGCTCCCGCGGGCTGGGACGAGCCCTCTGCCAGATCCTGGCGCGAGAGGGCGCCAACGTGGCCTTCTGCTACTCACGCTCCGAGCAGCACGCCACCGAGACGCTCGCCCTCATCCAGGCGCAGGGCGTGCGCGGCTGGTCCTATAAGGTGAACGTGCTCGACAAGCCGGCGGTGCAGCAGATGGTGCGCTCGCTGGAGCAGGAGTCGGGCGGCCTCGACATCCTCGTGAACAACGCGGGCGTGGGCCAGGTGGTCCCGCTGGCGCTCATGGAAGAGGAGGACTGGGACCGGGTGATGAACATCAACGTCAAGGGCGCATTCCTCGTCACCCAGGCCGCCATGCGAGGGATGATCCACCGCAAGCGCGGCCGCATCCTCAACATCAGCTCGCTGGCCGGGGTGAAGATGATGCAGGCCCCCGTGCACTACTGCGCGGCCAAGGCCGCCCTCAAGGGCTTCACCGAGGCGCTGGCCAAGGAGCTCGGCCGCTACGGCGTCACGGTGAACTGCCTGGCGCCCGGCGTCCTGGAGGAAGGCGTCTCCGGGAACCTGCCGCAGCCGCGCCTCGAGGAGTACCTGCGCAACTGCGCACTCGGGCGCGTGGGCACATTGGCGGAGGCGGCCGAGGTGGCGGCCTTCCTCGTGTCGGATCGCAACAGCTACATGAACGGAGCCACACTCGTCCTCGACGGGGCGGTGTGA
- a CDS encoding radical SAM protein — protein sequence MPDGSAVAERLLHETTSLCRQCKNALPAQVVAVGSEVHMRKQCPTHGAQSVMLSDDAAWYERTRAIATPPAPPVARKAVEHGCPFDCGACSTHEQKVRLPVVTITSACNLNCPICYVHNKNEGAFHMTLESFDQILGHLVKDHGGELDLINFTGGEPTVHPHFLDFIEHAHKAGAHRVTLCTNGIKLAQDERLVQRLGELQARVALSFDSFEPSVDQAMQGAKLLDIKLRCLDLLDKHNVDCALIPVMTRGYNDHEVGRIIRLGLERSCVRHLEIHTITYTGQGGVSFDRSGRISMHEVLTRIQETTGGMLREEDFVPSPCAHPLCYQIAYMLLDPEGGPPVPFARFMPREEFYAVLGERLYLEPSPRLETAMHDAIDRLWAFGGDEAERTLRMLKHLLGVLFPQGRVLSRHEGLRASERWVKAVYVHSHMDEETFDVERVMRCCDSNCYPDGSTIPVCNYNVLYREKEARFMRAPKTWNERSGGFKLPVFPGERVK from the coding sequence ATGCCGGATGGATCCGCGGTGGCGGAGCGGCTGCTGCATGAGACGACCAGCCTGTGCCGACAGTGCAAGAACGCGCTGCCCGCGCAGGTGGTGGCGGTGGGCTCCGAGGTGCACATGCGCAAGCAGTGCCCCACACACGGTGCCCAGTCGGTGATGCTCTCGGACGACGCAGCCTGGTACGAGCGCACGCGCGCCATCGCCACCCCGCCCGCGCCTCCGGTGGCTCGCAAGGCGGTGGAGCACGGCTGTCCGTTCGACTGCGGGGCCTGCAGCACCCACGAGCAGAAGGTCCGCCTGCCGGTGGTGACCATCACCAGCGCCTGCAACCTCAACTGCCCCATCTGCTACGTGCACAACAAGAACGAGGGCGCGTTCCATATGACGCTCGAGTCCTTCGACCAGATCCTCGGGCATCTGGTGAAGGACCACGGCGGCGAGCTGGACCTCATCAACTTCACGGGCGGCGAGCCCACCGTGCACCCGCACTTCCTCGACTTCATCGAGCACGCGCACAAGGCCGGGGCCCACCGCGTCACCCTCTGCACCAACGGCATCAAGCTCGCGCAGGACGAGCGGCTCGTGCAGCGGCTGGGAGAACTTCAGGCGCGTGTGGCGCTCTCGTTCGACTCGTTCGAGCCCTCCGTGGACCAGGCGATGCAGGGGGCGAAGCTCCTGGACATCAAGCTGCGCTGTCTGGATCTGCTCGATAAGCACAACGTGGACTGCGCGCTCATCCCGGTGATGACGCGCGGGTACAACGATCACGAAGTCGGCCGCATCATCCGGCTCGGGCTGGAGCGCTCCTGTGTGCGGCACCTGGAGATCCACACCATCACGTATACCGGGCAGGGCGGCGTCAGCTTCGACCGCTCGGGACGCATCTCCATGCACGAGGTGCTGACGCGCATCCAGGAGACCACCGGGGGCATGCTGCGCGAGGAGGACTTCGTACCCTCCCCCTGCGCGCACCCGCTCTGCTACCAGATCGCATACATGCTGCTGGATCCGGAAGGCGGCCCGCCGGTGCCGTTCGCCCGCTTCATGCCGCGCGAGGAGTTCTACGCGGTGCTCGGCGAGCGCCTGTACCTAGAGCCCAGCCCGCGTCTGGAGACGGCGATGCACGATGCCATCGACCGGCTCTGGGCCTTTGGTGGCGACGAGGCGGAGCGCACGCTGCGGATGCTGAAGCACCTGCTGGGCGTGCTGTTCCCGCAGGGCCGGGTGCTGAGCCGGCACGAGGGGCTGCGGGCCTCGGAGCGGTGGGTGAAGGCCGTCTACGTGCACTCGCACATGGACGAGGAGACCTTCGACGTGGAGCGAGTGATGCGCTGCTGTGACTCCAACTGCTACCCGGATGGGAGCACCATCCCGGTGTGCAACTACAACGTGCTGTACCGCGAGAAGGAGGCCCGCTTCATGCGCGCGCCGAAGACCTGGAACGAGCGGAGCGGCGGCTTCAAGCTCCCCGTCTTCCCTGGGGAGCGCGTCAAGTGA
- a CDS encoding beta-ketoacyl synthase N-terminal-like domain-containing protein, with product MRPVAVVAATAVTAQGIGWRGLGKAVRAGDTAATSCKALGGVLAAQVPALPTAQDVEPRLLKLMSRGARLSCVAARSLFQESPTLPREETGFFLGVGASGGAMEELEAMLDASFLEQHFDLGRFGTGGLGACNPLFAFQLMNNYTLCHAAIREGLRGPNAAIFSRGSGTVLALAEARHTVAVGDCEVALSGGADSALHPVTWAELSREEGAGVVPGEGAALLALAAPGHAQPLGFLNRCEVHPGQQGLAPALESARRSLDALEPECVVLTATPNRREAARELALPVCPESVFDASALFGESLAASAALATVAALDLLQDGAIRRAAVLVVGPDGDVGLVGLAREVVS from the coding sequence ATGAGGCCCGTGGCCGTGGTCGCCGCCACCGCTGTCACTGCCCAGGGCATCGGTTGGCGCGGTCTGGGCAAGGCCGTGCGTGCAGGCGACACAGCGGCCACTTCCTGTAAGGCGCTGGGAGGAGTCCTCGCTGCGCAAGTGCCAGCACTGCCCACAGCCCAGGATGTGGAGCCAAGGTTGCTCAAGCTGATGAGCCGAGGAGCGCGCCTCTCTTGCGTGGCGGCTCGGAGCCTCTTTCAGGAGTCGCCAACGTTGCCGCGAGAGGAGACGGGCTTCTTTCTCGGAGTGGGTGCCTCGGGCGGTGCGATGGAGGAACTCGAGGCGATGCTCGACGCGAGCTTCTTGGAGCAGCACTTCGACCTCGGGCGGTTTGGCACCGGGGGGCTTGGCGCGTGCAATCCGCTCTTCGCCTTCCAGTTGATGAACAACTACACCCTCTGCCACGCCGCTATCCGTGAGGGACTGAGGGGACCGAACGCGGCGATCTTCTCGCGAGGGAGCGGCACGGTGCTCGCTCTGGCGGAGGCGCGCCATACGGTGGCAGTGGGCGACTGCGAGGTGGCACTCAGCGGCGGAGCGGACTCGGCGCTGCACCCGGTGACATGGGCAGAACTGAGCCGAGAAGAAGGCGCGGGCGTGGTGCCGGGAGAAGGGGCCGCGCTCCTGGCGCTTGCGGCTCCTGGCCATGCGCAGCCACTGGGCTTTCTGAATCGCTGTGAAGTGCACCCGGGACAGCAGGGGCTGGCGCCAGCGCTCGAATCGGCGAGGCGATCCCTGGATGCCCTCGAGCCAGAGTGCGTGGTGCTCACGGCCACGCCAAACCGGAGAGAGGCTGCACGGGAGTTGGCTCTCCCCGTGTGTCCCGAGTCTGTGTTCGATGCCTCCGCGCTCTTCGGTGAGTCCCTGGCGGCGTCCGCTGCGTTGGCGACCGTGGCGGCCCTGGACCTGCTGCAGGACGGAGCCATTCGCCGCGCGGCTGTGCTCGTCGTGGGCCCGGATGGAGATGTAGGGCTGGTGGGACTGGCACGGGAGGTGGTCTCGTGA
- a CDS encoding beta-ketoacyl-[acyl-carrier-protein] synthase family protein has product MRREAFVRGVGAVSSLGLDWPSTVAALARGESAISRVEHFDVEGFPCQVAAAVRGLAEGAEDRRREFALRAAREAWAHAWLRAAPERIGVFMGAESGRASFSTVLALAQAAGGGARFDHEAFGQRARELAPRIDAAAVSPAAVASMLAGEFGARGPCETLSLACSSGAAAIAEGVRAIRRGEVDVALCGGVGADVDPLMLAGFGLLGALSARGVSCPFDAHRDGFVVGEGAAMVVLSAEKGDAVASVAGVGRSLDAWHLTAPDPEGEGAAAAMRAALREARLEGVDFVQAHGTSTQLNDEVEARALRRVLGARLAEAHVSSVKGALGHWIAGAGALGFLCAVHGLERDEVLPTAGLRNPDPRCELPHVQGQALRKRVGSALVNAFAFGGANTSLVVVRA; this is encoded by the coding sequence ATGCGGCGTGAGGCCTTCGTCCGAGGTGTGGGCGCGGTGTCGTCTCTCGGGCTGGACTGGCCGAGCACCGTGGCGGCACTGGCGCGGGGAGAGAGCGCGATTTCGAGGGTGGAGCACTTCGACGTCGAGGGCTTCCCGTGTCAGGTGGCGGCTGCGGTGCGAGGCCTCGCCGAGGGCGCGGAGGATCGCCGCCGGGAGTTCGCCTTGCGAGCTGCTCGGGAGGCATGGGCTCATGCATGGCTCCGTGCCGCACCGGAGCGCATCGGTGTCTTCATGGGAGCGGAGTCCGGCCGTGCGAGCTTCTCCACGGTGCTGGCGCTGGCGCAGGCCGCTGGAGGCGGTGCTCGCTTCGACCATGAGGCGTTCGGGCAACGCGCGCGGGAACTGGCTCCTCGGATTGACGCGGCGGCGGTGTCTCCTGCGGCGGTGGCGTCGATGCTGGCGGGAGAGTTCGGAGCTCGAGGTCCCTGTGAGACGCTGTCCCTGGCTTGCTCTTCGGGGGCTGCGGCCATCGCGGAGGGCGTGCGAGCCATCCGCCGGGGTGAAGTGGACGTGGCGCTGTGTGGCGGCGTTGGGGCGGACGTGGATCCGCTGATGCTGGCCGGGTTCGGGCTGTTGGGAGCGCTGTCGGCTCGGGGCGTGTCTTGTCCCTTCGATGCACACCGGGATGGCTTCGTCGTGGGGGAGGGCGCGGCGATGGTGGTGCTCTCCGCCGAGAAGGGCGATGCCGTGGCCTCGGTGGCGGGGGTGGGGCGATCGCTCGATGCGTGGCACCTCACCGCGCCGGATCCCGAGGGAGAAGGTGCGGCGGCGGCGATGCGAGCCGCGCTTCGGGAGGCCCGGCTTGAGGGCGTGGACTTCGTGCAGGCGCACGGCACCTCGACGCAGCTCAATGACGAGGTGGAGGCCCGAGCGCTCCGGCGGGTGCTGGGAGCGCGGCTAGCCGAGGCCCATGTGAGCTCGGTGAAAGGGGCGCTCGGTCATTGGATCGCGGGAGCGGGAGCGCTGGGCTTCCTCTGCGCGGTACATGGGCTGGAGCGGGACGAGGTGCTTCCGACCGCGGGCCTGCGCAACCCGGATCCTCGCTGCGAGCTTCCCCACGTTCAGGGCCAGGCCCTGCGCAAGCGGGTGGGCTCGGCGCTCGTCAATGCGTTCGCATTCGGTGGGGCGAACACCAGCCTGGTGGTGGTCCGCGCATGA
- a CDS encoding radical SAM protein translates to MECTSCAPIEGVVQRPDKPHTFLHHEPSTCEKCAEPVEARVVLRKGEVWALKFCTTCGQSEAKVADSADAYLEAWVKRGEVADDARDHLFKHTTSTCPQCLALLQAEVVIRRGKVYFKKNCRKCGPSEALVSEDARYYVRAYTFARAGTEPLKFATEVKHGCPTDCGTCSDHEQHTCLPIVEVTDHCNLECPICIVNNQYSNHIELAAFQRIVDGMVEREGQLESLALSGGEPTSHPEILKLLEIANRPEIGRVVLITNGLRLGRDRAFAEAIKASGAYVGLQLDGFTADTHEKIRGKDLTKDKVAALKMLEEFNIPTQIIFVATRGVNEHQIGQAVQLLMEKDFVLSLNFQPAAYTGFGGGAFKHDPMDRLTIPGVIQRIEEQTGGKLKVSDFSPLPCSHPQCVSLTYLLKLNDGAYMPFGRFVDFKRHGTLLRSSATLGASPEIHDALEEVIHDVFARQDEVERGEDVLKALRRSLDVMFPDRKLTNKESVLIGEQQAKSIFLHHYMDRHDFDLERLRKCCHHYPQVDGRVMPACGFNMFHRGAAKGPKTEIAPWGKKPWTTNPPVNAAGPASFKLPVLK, encoded by the coding sequence ATGGAATGCACGAGCTGCGCGCCGATCGAGGGAGTCGTCCAGCGGCCGGACAAGCCCCACACCTTCCTGCACCACGAACCCTCGACGTGCGAGAAATGCGCTGAGCCCGTGGAGGCCCGCGTCGTGCTGCGCAAGGGTGAAGTCTGGGCGCTCAAGTTCTGCACCACCTGCGGACAGTCGGAGGCCAAGGTCGCCGACAGCGCGGACGCGTACCTGGAGGCCTGGGTGAAGCGCGGCGAGGTGGCGGACGACGCGCGCGATCACCTCTTCAAGCACACCACCTCTACCTGCCCCCAATGCCTCGCGCTGCTGCAGGCCGAGGTCGTCATCCGCCGGGGCAAGGTCTACTTCAAGAAGAACTGCCGCAAGTGCGGGCCGTCGGAGGCACTGGTGAGCGAGGACGCGCGCTACTACGTGCGCGCCTACACCTTCGCTCGCGCGGGCACCGAGCCCCTGAAGTTCGCCACCGAGGTAAAGCACGGCTGCCCCACCGACTGCGGCACCTGCTCGGACCACGAGCAGCACACGTGCCTGCCCATCGTCGAGGTGACGGACCACTGCAACCTCGAGTGCCCCATCTGCATCGTCAACAACCAGTACTCCAACCACATCGAGCTGGCGGCGTTCCAGCGCATCGTCGACGGGATGGTGGAGCGCGAGGGCCAGCTCGAGTCCCTGGCGCTCTCGGGCGGCGAGCCCACCAGTCACCCGGAGATCCTCAAGCTGCTGGAGATCGCCAACCGGCCGGAGATCGGCCGCGTGGTGCTCATCACCAACGGCCTGCGCCTGGGCCGGGACCGCGCCTTCGCCGAGGCCATCAAGGCCAGCGGCGCCTACGTGGGCCTGCAGCTCGACGGCTTCACCGCTGACACGCACGAGAAGATCCGCGGCAAGGATCTCACCAAGGACAAGGTGGCGGCGCTGAAGATGCTCGAGGAGTTCAACATCCCCACGCAGATCATCTTCGTGGCCACGCGCGGCGTGAACGAGCACCAGATCGGCCAGGCCGTGCAGCTGCTCATGGAGAAGGACTTCGTCCTCTCGCTCAACTTCCAGCCGGCCGCGTACACGGGCTTCGGCGGAGGCGCCTTCAAGCACGACCCGATGGATCGGCTCACCATCCCGGGTGTCATCCAGCGCATCGAGGAACAGACGGGCGGCAAGCTGAAGGTGAGCGACTTCTCGCCCCTGCCCTGCTCACATCCGCAGTGCGTCTCGCTGACCTACCTCCTGAAGCTGAACGACGGCGCGTACATGCCCTTCGGGCGCTTCGTGGACTTCAAGCGCCACGGGACGCTGCTGCGCTCGTCGGCCACGCTGGGAGCGTCGCCGGAGATCCATGACGCGCTGGAGGAGGTCATCCACGACGTCTTCGCCCGGCAGGACGAGGTGGAGCGCGGCGAGGACGTGCTCAAGGCGCTGCGGCGCTCGCTGGACGTGATGTTCCCGGACCGCAAGCTGACCAACAAGGAGTCCGTGCTCATCGGCGAGCAGCAGGCCAAGAGCATCTTCCTCCACCACTATATGGACCGGCACGACTTCGATCTGGAGCGGCTGCGCAAGTGCTGCCACCACTATCCCCAGGTGGATGGACGCGTGATGCCGGCGTGCGGCTTCAACATGTTCCACCGTGGCGCCGCCAAGGGCCCGAAGACGGAGATCGCTCCCTGGGGCAAGAAGCCCTGGACGACGAATCCTCCCGTCAACGCAGCGGGCCCGGCCTCCTTCAAGCTGCCGGTGTTGAAGTGA
- a CDS encoding SDR family oxidoreductase, whose protein sequence is MTPRMEGKRCLVTGGSRGLGLAICQELARAGARVAFTYSKNTRDAEEAQARITEAGSAPLVFQGSVADAAHVKKTVASVVEAWGGVDVLVNNAGANQVLPIALIEEADWDLVMDVNVKGTYLFSRAVLRPMIRARAGKILNIGSFASERVVEAPVHYAAAKSALRGFTEALAREVGRYSIQVNLLAPGLLDAGLSRSLPQHRLNEYLSQCSLGRLGSVEEIARMAVFLVSDENTFMTGAKVVADGGL, encoded by the coding sequence GTGACGCCTCGCATGGAGGGGAAGCGCTGCCTCGTCACCGGAGGCTCGCGCGGACTGGGGCTGGCCATCTGCCAGGAGCTGGCGCGCGCGGGGGCTCGGGTGGCCTTCACGTACTCGAAGAACACGCGCGATGCGGAGGAGGCCCAGGCGCGCATCACCGAGGCAGGCTCGGCGCCACTCGTCTTCCAGGGCTCGGTGGCGGACGCCGCGCACGTGAAGAAGACGGTGGCCTCCGTGGTGGAGGCCTGGGGCGGCGTGGACGTGCTGGTGAACAACGCGGGGGCGAACCAAGTCCTTCCCATTGCGCTCATTGAGGAGGCGGACTGGGACCTGGTGATGGACGTCAACGTCAAGGGCACGTACCTGTTCTCCCGAGCGGTGCTGCGGCCGATGATCCGGGCACGGGCCGGGAAGATCCTCAACATCGGCTCGTTCGCCTCGGAGCGCGTGGTGGAGGCACCGGTGCACTACGCGGCGGCCAAGTCCGCACTGCGCGGGTTCACCGAGGCGCTCGCGCGGGAGGTAGGGCGCTACTCCATCCAAGTGAACCTGCTGGCGCCGGGGTTGCTGGATGCGGGGTTGTCGCGCTCACTGCCGCAGCACCGGCTGAACGAATACCTGAGCCAGTGCTCGCTGGGGCGGCTCGGCTCGGTGGAGGAGATCGCGCGCATGGCGGTGTTCCTCGTATCGGACGAGAACACGTTCATGACCGGCGCCAAGGTCGTCGCAGACGGTGGCCTGTAG